The Humulus lupulus chromosome 7, drHumLupu1.1, whole genome shotgun sequence region TTAGAATACTTGTAACATAGGAGTCATATTCCGGACCTAAGCCGCTGAGAAAGTAAACTTGCTGATCTTTGTGAGAGACGATTTCTCCAATCGCAGCCAATCGATTGCAATACCCCTTAAGTCGTTGAGTGTATTGTTGAGAATTGAGTCCAGATTTCCTGATGGTTTGAAGCTTACCACGAATCTCAGTTATCCGAGCCATAGAAGACGATGAGTAGATCTCGCcaagtgcatcccaaatctctTGGGCTGTTATGAAATTCACAATTTTGCCTGGCATAGATTCAGTAAGGGAAGAGTAAAACCACGACATAATCAGTTGATTATATCGATTCCAAGTGACATACTTTGGACCTATAGAGGTCAGCTGGTTGGGGAGAAACTTGGGCAGACACGGACGAGACCCATCTAGAGATTCATCAAGTCTGTGTGCCATAATCACATCCAGCAATTGGTTTTTCCATATGAGGTAGTTGTTCTCATCTAATTTGACAGAGAAGTTTTGGGTCATTGAAGGGAAAGAGAAGTTGTTCTGAGTATTTTGGGATGGAACAACATCGGTGAGGGAGGTAGGCACTGCCTGTGGGTGATTTCGATTTGTTGAGATTTGAGAATTTTCTTGTTCTTGAGCCATAGATCTGGTACCATGAAAGGGAGAGAAATTGAGAGAATATTGATTGTATTAGATAATGGTGATCTGTTATTTACAGTTACAGAGATGAGCTTTTATACTCAGGGAACTAATGCCTAGTGACTGACACATGTACATAATTAGTAATATGACTAATCAATAAACTATATACAATAATTACAATAAAGCACACTATGGTTTATCAAGTATTAATAGCATATTGGGTcttgttcatgtataaccactgtATATAAAATACTTCCattaagatgtcctactacatcagtaatccggatctagattacatgtattcataaaactagtgaaccatacttacagtatttaatccaaagattccacataACTTTGTTATACTGTGAACTgattaaattcgttccctacaatcttaatcctctcgtaccgttacaagattgtagtcacaataacgaatttatgaattttttgatattcatataatattattctaataataataataaacaaacaataaatgcaaaaattcatttcataAAACACTCTtaaaaacatatgctttaaaggacaTTAATCCCAACACACTCCCCTTGTGAAGTTGGATGTTCTTACTATGAAGTGCTTGCTATTAGGGAAGGTCTTCATTTTTCCATGGACTTTTGGTGTTTCCTTGCTAATGAGTCTAATTTGTTATTGGCGGTGGAAGCTATGTCTCGCCCTTAACCTTGTTCTGCTTTAATTTCTATTATGaaatatattaatttgtttattagtTCAGCAAGTTATGATTCTTGTCGCCATGTTTTTAGAGGAGTTCGAAatatggtgtaacgacccaaaattactaataaggcttaagggccttaattagtgtgccaggagggcacaattggaagttatgtgaattaatgttgAAAATGCATGATAGTGGTGcaaatgcatgcttatatgattatttggattaatgtgatgcatgactatgtgtattagtatgcatgtaggccctgattaggttataagggcatatttgtaattttggcccgttgagggcataaatgtaaatatttgtgataaattgttgagaccacattattatgtggatatatttgtagcttgtgactcgaggcaatccCAGCAAGCggtttagcaggaaagtcacagcgggaatTTATACTCAGCTCGGGGTAAGTCTGGGGGTATATCTGgggatttagagaatatattggagactatttgttattgaggaaaatatttggtgattagttaagtgtCGGGATGTAAGTGGAAATTactagggacactcgaggaattagcgggaattgggagtaagtgactaaaatgcccttgatgTGTTTTAAGACTTAGGAATTAATGGGAGGGAAAAAGGGTCATTTGATTGGAAATAGATAAGTGTTATTTTGTCTTTAGTTTTAGTGGAGGCTGTAGAAAGTTTCAAAAGTTAAAAGAAAgaggagaaggaaagaaagaaggaaaaacaggggACTCTCTCTCTCTGTCGGTTTGGCCATAtctcaccattctttgtgagttttggagaTGGAATCCCATAGTAGGCTCAGGttggagcttagggctaaagaccttggtgaagctgAAAGAGTTAGCAGGGAATAGCCACtcaaattaaggtaagtttcaagatttcCTGATGTGTTTTTTTGAGTTTTATTGAGATGGTTTgtaagcttgagttttggatggaataaagggaaagaagcttgaggatttgaagggcttgaggctggttggatgctagagataacttaaggtcgaaattctccatagaaggtaacaaattctggctttgaagttctatgtttttgagtttctggttgaattcttgagttcttgggttcaatgtttgttttcttggtttgatgatgcatgtggttaagtcttgtgctattgagttgtatggggtgagatataggtggtggtagactcaatttggtgtgtagttgaggtttggaagggttccaagaggttttggttcgaggaaaatcgaaggaagaaaaaaacagggtgttgctagtctgtgactagtgctgtagcgctagcctctgggagctacagtgctaggcttgggtttcctggcgcctctggctctgcttgtagcgctatagtgccctctttgtagtgctgtagcgctaccttgtttccaaaaaggggtttttgggttattttcaagggtttttgcctgggggttcggggttcgattccaccaccccgtttggtggaattagggcttcccgggggctcgggattggtcccggggctaggttttggacttgaggtttggtgatgatgttgatctatggctgtgactaggtgtatgctaaggctaggacgggatcgtgcttgaggatcaaattgaacaaagctagcgaatctaaaggtaagaaaattgcacccggttatgtgattgtgatgggactaagtgctccctatatctgtataatgtcaaagatggtattacgccatgggacatgtgataaacgacctaagggtgcggtaatcaatatttgcgcacagggcgcggctcggccactggtagctgaggacagcttaacattcactgagctcggtttaagcgggccggagtcagtgggataaacaagagggtgcggcctaagggcgttaaccctggttatcatatgtgatttgattattgatatgaaatgatgtacttagtatgttgaatacttgattaatgtgaatatctggaatgttgagtatatgagtatactgtatgagttatctggttgcttatttgatgattatgctgtgttattgtgttttcttgctgggccttggctcacgggtgctacgtggtgcgggtaaaggcaagagcaaagtggaccagtcctgacttgaagagctttggggctgaatgtacatagtcagctgatcagtcgccacggccgaggagtgatacaggatgGGGAGaacctaaatgtctgttttgcccttagagtggctagtagcagtACATTTGTTCTGagttttgtaaactgtcttttatcTTTACTACTATTGGGACCCCATGTaagaatgtttgattataagaaataaaacttttgagaccgaaatcttttaaccctagtacaacTTTAGTTattgtaacacgtttctaaccaaatgatttgattagcaagtctcgcacatttgtaaacacacagtgtaacggtcttggctatccagggcgttacatatggtGGCCCGTGACCTTCTTCTTATCCAATTCATTTTTCTTATAGCAAAGTGTGGGATGATTCATATCCACTCTTTCTATATAAAGTTGTAATTTCATATCCATaaaaattgttatatatatatatatatatttatttatataaaattatgTTGACCCAAATTTCCATTAActatagaataagaagaaagttTGCAGAAAGTAGTAACAGAATCAataagatttttacgtggttcgccACTTAACgaggcctagtccacgagtccttTGTATTGCAGAAGGCTTGCCGGAATCACAAGCCTTTTTAGGGTTTACAACTTAGGCAGAGGATAGTCTTGCTCCAAGGTAAAAGAAGGGGTTCCAAAATTAGGGTTTAGGATCCTTACAAATGACACCTCtatgccctatttataggcagccTGGAGGGATTAAGATTGGGTAATTAAGACAGAAACATATACATTAATATGCCAATTAAGTGGGGGCTTACGCATAAGACGCCTGACACGTGTCGACGAGAGGTGAGGTCGACTGGGCGGCAATGCCTCTAGAATGTTCCTTTGTGAGAAAGGTGTGGTCCCCGTATCCTAATAGAAAGGTGAAGGGGACCACATAAAGGGTGTTGTTAGCATTTAACGATTTGTGTACAAGACGATGGTCTGTTGGAATATTAGAGGTAGGTGGGTGTGCAGTACAAATGGGCGTATCTTTTGTGGTCCCTAGGCCCTCCAGGAAATCCGTTGATCCATTTCCTAAGGAGGCTCTTCAAGTCCTCTGGGGATTTAACATATGTGTTTGCTCTCGAATACCTCTTTGGGGAGGCCTTCCCGAGAAGTTCTCACTTAGGAGCTCTCAACATTGGTTTGCATTTCTGAGTCTCTTCTCGGAGAGATAGACGCTTGGGCAATCTTCGACTATATGTCTAGGATGGGTGACGTGGCACCACTCTTGAAGATGGCATCACCCTCCGAAAAATACCTTAAACAAATTTTATAAacaatttttctcatttttattgaGTATTTCCATATCATTCACAACTAAATTAAGAAACCAAAATTTCATTTTATAACTCCAAGTTCATTTTTTTTGTTAGAATATTGAAGAAAAATCTTGCAATTAACAATGtttaaaaagattaaaaaaaccAACACCACTTCATGTGGTATTCTATAATtagttaaatttaatatatttcatatattctaatttaaaaatattaaaaccaTTTAATTTAACTACTTACAAAATGTCACATCAAATAATTTTGGGCACCATATGGTGCCAAATAGCAATAATCATATATAAAACTTTATATCATTCATTATCATCCTCATTAAATATCTCCATATATAAATATAGGAATTTGTTTAGGTAGTTACATCACTTTTACCTCATGGGACGTTTCTGTTTTCGGTACTTGGAGAAATGAGaactcaaattttttttatatgaaagtgtacattgtagttatagaaGACATCAAaccaattgttggaaaatttcgaataatttaccgtgctgaaaataatgtttaaataatcaattatacgtgtgcttattttttttatacatgtGTAAAATAAACGGTTTAAACTCTATTTTCAGTACTATAAATTGTGTACAGAACCAACATGCATTTGTTGAACCCTACAATGGAAACATAATCAAACTTTCCTACAAATAACTCCATGGAAACCTCACCGGTTCAACCTATTGTGGAAAACAACTCCCTGATTTATTTCACCTTTATGATTTTATCTCAACTTTATTACTTTAGTTGGACGATCCACTATTATTTGGCACTCCTAGTGCCCCAACTTCATTTCTTACCTTCTCACTAATCATGATTAACAACCATAACCATAAGCATTAACTCTTCTCCTATAAATTATCTTACTTGGATTGAAATGAAACTATctccaaagaagaagaagaaaaagaagataaAAAGGTATGAGAGAGTAGTACTTAATTGTACGTTTAGTTCATTTTTGTCATAACCGTAAGTTCTATCCGTGTAATTCATTACTGGTTTTCTAGTACCGGTGGTTGTGGTTTTGTTGTGATAGCCGTTGTAATGGCATTGCTATGCATTCAAACTGATGCCGAAAGGACTCTATTGGAGGAAGTGAAAAATGAGAAGAATGATATTATTACCAAGGAACATGTCAAGATTGCTGGAACTGAAGTTCAAGATGTTAACTCAGGCACTTATGGGAGGACAGCAACTGTGTCAGCAGATGAAGCCAACGAAGAAAACAATGAGAGTTATGGGAATTCTAGCAACCCTTTAGGCTCCACAACCGATTCTCATCGTGTTTATGCAAGCAAGTGCAATAAAAAAACTTGTTAAGCTGCTGATGAATAGGAAAGAGAACAATGGATATGCTGTGATTTTGAAATGTTTGGAAATAAATTTGGTGTAATTCTATTTTTATGAGTGAATTTGGTGTGTAAGCAGTCGAGTTGGCCAAGTTATATTCATGGCTGTATGGCTTCTAAGCCAATGAAGTAGCACTAAACTTTGGTTGCATGAACAAAGATCTGTGATTATTATTTGTGTTAAGGGAAGATCTAGGAACAGCTAAAGCTTTTACATTACGCAGAGATTTTTCAATCTTGCTGCCTGAACAAGTGTATGACAATTATATATGAGATAGAATGATCAACAAGGTCCAGCATCACTGATGTTAAAAATCTGAAATGAATTACAATAATTGTACTAACTCTGATCACCTATAGAAACTGAGTTTACATACTCCAGCACTGCCTTAAAATCAAATCTCTGGTTTCCACCTTTTGCTATATGTTCCACCAGTAACATTTTTCTACTTATTTAGTCTAAAACATTCACCAGAAATCCTTACACGAACATTTTCCATTTCTAAAATGGTGATATTGAACACGGTCTCTGACAACTACGTCTCGGTTGTATATCTGCGAAATAAGCTTGGTGGCAGAATGGCAGTCCTCACAGACCCTCAAGTTTTTCACTATTCTGATTGTTGTTCCCGGAGTTGTGTTCAGTAGGCCAAAAGCAATGGCAAGCTTTTCACTGTGGTACTGAACTTCagtttccttctcttcttctgaAATATCAAACAAAACTTGGGAGGTATTCGGTGAATAACCTTCGATTTGAAGCCTCTCTATGATCTTTTCCAACATTAAGTAGATGTCCTTCATTTGTGGGTGAGACCCATCACCCATTTTGAATTCATGAACTGTACCATCCAAGTCAATCATGCTCATTCCAGGAGTAGTCGTTATACCTCTTTGCTTCATCAACTTTCTCACGTTTTCTACATCCTTCCATCTTCCTGCCATTGCATAGATATTTGACAATAATGCATACCGACCACTGTTGTGTGGCTCTAGTTCAAGCAAAATTTTCCCAACTCTCTCACCCAATTCAACATCTCCATGTATCTTGCAAGCACCTAAAAGTGCCCCAAAAACAGCTGCATTTGGTCTCACTGGCATTGAACTTATTAAGCCTTCTGCATCTGCAAGTAACCCTGCCCGACCCAAGAGATCAACAATGCACCCATAATGCTCCACTTCTGGCTCAACACCATACAATCTTTTCATAGAGCTGAAAATCCTAATACCTTTATCGACCAAGCCTGCATGAGCACAAGTGTTTAAAATATTGACTAACGTAATCCTATCTGGTTTAAACTTATTCCACTGCATCTTAGAGAACAGCTCAAAGGCATCATCTGCCCTTCCGTGCATAGCAAGCCCACCAATCATGGCATTCCAAGTAAAAGTTTCTCTGTGTTTCATCTTTTCAAAAACCTCCCATGCCAAATCAAGCCGGCCACATTTAGCATACATATCCAACAGGGCAGTTCCTAATACCGCATCCAACCGAATTGAATTCCTTTCGACATAAGCATGAATCCACCTTCCTTGATCAAATGCTCCGACATTGGCACAAGCAACTAGCACACTCGATAACATAAACTTTCTTGGCTTAATTTCCTCTCTTTGCATCAAATTGAAAACTTCCAAGGCTTCCTTGAAATACCCTTCTTTTACATAACCATCAATAATAGCAGTCCAAGATATTTCATCTCTCTCACTCATTTCATCAAACAACTCCCTTGCAGCATCTATCATCCCACACCTAGCAAAACCGCTAATCATTGCATTCCAAGAACCAACATTTCTTCGTGGCATAGTCTCAAACGCTTCCTTAGCCACTTCAACATTACCAAACTTCAAACAACCATCAATCATTGCATTCCAACAGATAACATCTGAATCCCCAGCCTCACGAAGCATCCGCTGAGCCTCCTCCACATATCCAAAGGAGGCATACATCTGAATTCCGGCACTCTTTATGTGCCCATCTCTACTAAATTGATGTTTCACAACATGGGCATGGACTTGCACACCTTCTTTTACTGCCTGCACCAAATTGCAGGCCTTGAAAACCGCAGGGAAGGTGAACTTATTAGGCCTACAATTCACTGCCACCATTTGACAGTACAACGATACAACCAACAATGGCTCATTGTTCTGTAGACACCCTTTAATCAAAATATTCCACAGGAAAACATTTGGCTTTGGCGCTTGCTCGAACACCGTGAGTGCAATGTCCAAGTTCTTGAAATAAGGATTTGCATAGCATTTGACCAAGGTTCCTGCTACGTAATGGTCCTGAAAATGGCCAGATTTTAAAACTAGAGCATGGGCTTGCCTTAGGTGATGTAAAGAATTTATACATTTTGTGTTTAAGATAGCTAAGATTGTTTTATGAGAAAGCTGGGACGTGGGTGTGGAGGTTTCTGTACAAACGCCCTCCGGTTTGAAATGATAAGGAAGatttgtggtggtggtggtggttatGGTGCTTGGGCTCATCTTGTTTCTATCTTCTTAATACAACACAAGTGAAATAGTATTTACATTTttcagatatatatatttatattataaggTAGAAAAATGGAGAGTTAGAGGACTAGATGTCGTTTTTTGATATTAGTCCTAATAACAGTTTTTGAAAAAAGCCAAATAGGCGTCTCGAGAAATTGTAACATTATGACGAGCACATACATGATGCCTTTTGTGGATGTCGTTGGTCAAATCATATCAGCCATATTTCGGATTCTTATCCAAATTGCATAGAAGAGGGAAAAAATGTTACTTTACTTTCAACTAGCAACATTTTTTATAAGAATCCTATCAACCATTATGTAATGCAAATTCAACCcaagcaataataataataataaaaaaaaagctaTATATAACATAAGAAGCTTCTGATCAGTGTTTCATGCAACAAGGTTCCAAAACTCTTGTACATAATAAGGTAGCAGCTCTCATTTGTAAACATATATATACAGACTCCATGATAAACGGACAAAACCATACACAATAAGAGCTGTCATCAAAAGGGTACGTGTCCGAGAATCTATTTTCTTTTCAACTTGTGTACAGAAAAAAGAACCTTCCATTACAAAAGCACTGACCAGCCCAACCAAAGACTACAACTTTCAGTCGTTTGGGAGTATTGGGTCAGCTAGATTTTTGTTCATGGTTTGATTGGCCAAGACAACAGCATCTTGATCATGCAGTAAGGGTTTTCCAAAGTCAACTGCATCTTGATCATGCAGCAAGGGTTTTCCAAAATCAACTGCATCTTGATTATGCAGTAAGGGTTTTCCAAATTCAGGTCGGACGTGATAATCCCCATCGTTGTTGCGTTCTGTCTCTTTATATTCCATGCCATTGTGCACCTCGGCAGCAGCCTGTGGTTGGGAATACTTTTCCTTGTCCCTATTGCTTTCCTCAATGTATGGCTGCAAAAACAGGGCAAGGAAACATCAACAAATAGATTGTAAAGAACTATAATGAAGAGTCTGCAATGTCACTTTCATACTTGGGCCTTACAATGCTAATTTGTTTAGGAAATATACAGTACAGGGTAGCAGTTTAAATGAATCAACTAGGCTTAGTAACTCAAAACCATGAAGGGCTGTTCCTAAAAGGTAAATTGCTACTTCAAGCTTTTCCAATAGTGTAAGATAAAGAGAAACAAACATTTAACATACCTGTCGGTCAATTTCAGAGAGGTGCCTCCACGCATCATCTGCCATACTTCTGAAACTCTGGCCTCTTAGCTTCTCCCCATTAGTTCTTTTCAGCCGATCACATTCTTCCCTGATGAAGATCTGATATGCAGTCCGTATATGCCGACATCGGCCAGGGgacaatttcttcttcttcttcaccacAGTCTCTTTCACTTTTGAGGGTGTCTGGGGGGATAATTTCTGTTCTGCAGTTCCACCTATTCAGTTGCAAACGCAGAGGATATGTGTGAACAGGAAGAATGTAACAAATCTTGAAAACAGAACATGTTAAATTCCTTGTGATCTTTTCtttcttataaaaaaattccTCAAGAACTGATAAGCTTCAGAGTTTAAGCTTACCCACTTGAATTCTAACCGATTTAGAGCAATTTATAATATAAGGAAAAATGTCAAGGATCAACTATGAAGATCAACCTACAAGAGTTTACCGACTTGAGTCCTAACACATGGGCATAGATAGTAACAGACCTGTAAACAATGCATGATTTTTTCCATTTAAGATCTTCTTCTCCACTGGAACATCTTCTTCATCTGTTAGCTCCAGGCATAACGAATCTGAACTCTTTCGCTTCATCACTGAACTATTTCCATGATAGAAAGCATGACCTGGACAAAttcatgataaaaaaaaatcttaacctGGCAGACAAGCTTTAAGAAGCATAAAATAAAGGTCATATAGCCCTCGTACCAAGTATAAAGAAAACTATTATAGCAGTTCCAACGCTAGTACTAGTAGGATTCCAGAAGTGGAATTTATAAGCAAGCAAAACCTCCTTCTCAATAAAAGCAACTGTAGCTTCGCATACCTGGATCAGCAGCTGCTTTCTCAGGTGCTCTGTAGAAGTAAATTTGCTCAAACTGGAAAAGAAACAACGCATAAACTTGTTGAAGTTGGGAAGGAAACTTCATTTTGACGCCTTCTATTTTCAAGGCAACTGCAACTTCCTCCCATCGCTTATTCTTGGTAACCTGAAGAAAGAAAAATGTCAAAGAACAAACAATGCTAAAGTTCTTTAGACCTCGAGACAAGTTCATCTGTTTATGGTTCATGGAAGGACTAATAATGTTGTGATTTTTCAACCGTATCAAGTGTTGTAAAATCATTCTCAACACTTGCACAAATGAATAAGTGCTGGTCCACATTTTTCTTTTATGCATGCATGTATACTATCTTCGGAGTTAACTTTTTTAGTATTAACTAGAAATAACCAAGTAGTACTGATTCGTTCAGACTTTCTTTCAAACAACAGTGTATCTACCTCATTTGGGACCAGTTCAGTAAATGGGACAAATGCCATAAAACGATGAAATAAACCTGGTAGTATCCGCCTCTTTGAATGACTTCTTTGTAAAAGACGTGCAAGTTCAGCAGTGTTTCTCGAACATTTAGTCTGCCATTAAAACAGAATATTAGAAAAGGGTATTAAAAGCttacaaaaataacttaaacccTAGTAGAAGAGCATGCATTGGTACAAGAccacaataataataaatcaatgaCATGTTAGCCGATACATTACTTGCTTTCCCAGTCATAATAGCTGGCTCTAAGCTCAAATCATGCATATATATAAGCCAAATATGGGGATAAAACAAAGATTACTAACTATTAAAAACAAAACAGTGATAACTAAAATCTATAAAACAAAAACCACAAACATTCAGTTATATTACCATAATATTACGAAGTTTTAACCAAAACCCCACTAATTTTTCTTTCCTCTTTCACAGAGTTTCTCATCATCCAAACAAGAGCACAAGTAAAACATCTCATAAAAGTTCTTGCTTTTGACCAAAACGAGAGTCTTCCTTTCCCAAAAAACCATTTATGTAAAATGCACCAAAAAGAAAACCCAAAAAAGCTGAAAGGATTGAAAAAGTAGACTCACATAAGGTTGAGTCCAGATGACTCGTACAACTCAGACAGCTTCTTGTAAAAGCTCTCCGAGTTTTCCAGCAAGTGTTTCCCATCACACCCAGAAAAGTT contains the following coding sequences:
- the LOC133788378 gene encoding putative high mobility group B protein 11, with product MQMENGNGDSPGSPINGLRCSNGSSANLKNFSGCDGKHLLENSESFYKKLSELYESSGLNLILNVRETLLNLHVFYKEVIQRGGYYQVTKNKRWEEVAVALKIEGVKMKFPSQLQQVYALFLFQFEQIYFYRAPEKAAADPGHAFYHGNSSVMKRKSSDSLCLELTDEEDVPVEKKILNGKNHALFTGGTAEQKLSPQTPSKVKETVVKKKKKLSPGRCRHIRTAYQIFIREECDRLKRTNGEKLRGQSFRSMADDAWRHLSEIDRQPYIEESNRDKEKYSQPQAAAEVHNGMEYKETERNNDGDYHVRPEFGKPLLHNQDAVDFGKPLLHDQDAVDFGKPLLHDQDAVVLANQTMNKNLADPILPND
- the LOC133788377 gene encoding pentatricopeptide repeat-containing protein At5g48910-like, which codes for MSPSTITTTTTTNLPYHFKPEGVCTETSTPTSQLSHKTILAILNTKCINSLHHLRQAHALVLKSGHFQDHYVAGTLVKCYANPYFKNLDIALTVFEQAPKPNVFLWNILIKGCLQNNEPLLVVSLYCQMVAVNCRPNKFTFPAVFKACNLVQAVKEGVQVHAHVVKHQFSRDGHIKSAGIQMYASFGYVEEAQRMLREAGDSDVICWNAMIDGCLKFGNVEVAKEAFETMPRRNVGSWNAMISGFARCGMIDAARELFDEMSERDEISWTAIIDGYVKEGYFKEALEVFNLMQREEIKPRKFMLSSVLVACANVGAFDQGRWIHAYVERNSIRLDAVLGTALLDMYAKCGRLDLAWEVFEKMKHRETFTWNAMIGGLAMHGRADDAFELFSKMQWNKFKPDRITLVNILNTCAHAGLVDKGIRIFSSMKRLYGVEPEVEHYGCIVDLLGRAGLLADAEGLISSMPVRPNAAVFGALLGACKIHGDVELGERVGKILLELEPHNSGRYALLSNIYAMAGRWKDVENVRKLMKQRGITTTPGMSMIDLDGTVHEFKMGDGSHPQMKDIYLMLEKIIERLQIEGYSPNTSQVLFDISEEEKETEVQYHSEKLAIAFGLLNTTPGTTIRIVKNLRVCEDCHSATKLISQIYNRDVVVRDRVQYHHFRNGKCSCKDFW